A stretch of DNA from Nitrosopumilus zosterae:
TTTGAGTGGAGCTAATCTCAACGGAGCTGATTTGACCAATGCTAATCTCAAAGAAGCGGATTTGTCGGGAGCTGATTTGAGTGGGGCAATACTGGAAAACATCATTTTATCCAATGCGATATTGTCAAGAGCTGATTTGAGTGGAGCTAATCTTACAGAAATTAGTCTTAAAGATGTGAATCTGTCAAATGCTAATCTCAAAGAAGCGGATTTGTCGGGAGCTGATTTGAGTGGAGCTAATCTCAACGGAGCTGATTTGACCAATGCTAATCTCAAAGAAGCGGATTTGTCGGGAGCTGATTTGAGTGGGGCAATACTGGAAAACATCATTTTATCCAATGCGATATTGTCAAGAGCTGATTTGAGTGGAGCTAATCTTACAGAAATTAGTCTTAAAGATGTGAATCTGTCAAATGCTAATCTCAAAGAAGCGGATTTGTCGGGAGCTGATTTGAGTGGAGCTAATCTCAACGGAGCTGATTTGACCAATGCTAATCTCAAAGAAGCGGATTTGTCGGGAGCTGATTTATCAAACACAGGTATAGAATTGAGAGATCTTCAAATGGCAAAAACAAATAGTGAAACGGTCGTATCAGAAACAGGTTTCTTTTTCTTTAGAGAACTCTTTTCATTTTTTAAATCTTTATTTCAAATAACTTAAAAATATTATTTTCAGGCACATAGTAAAACATTATTTAAAAATTATGAGCAAATATCATTTCCTGCACCAGTGATTCTAAAAGTCTCCAACTCAGCGGCTTTACCTTCGCCAGTATAAACATCAATATGTTTGCCTTTAATTGATGTACCAATATCTGAGGATTCAAAAACAATTTCATTCCAAGGGTAAGGTAATTTTGGAATGATCAAGTTTGTTTTTTGTTTAATGAGTTCAGAATCAACTGCAATTGATGGAACTAAAAGGATATTACCGTGAGAGTCAAGGGGAGAGTCACTCATATGAAAAGATTCATCATACCAACCCAAGTACATACCAGAATTGGTTTTACCCCAACCTTCTGTTTTAATTACCGATATAAAATCAGATTTAAAATATTGTATTTCATCATTTAATAAAATACCAATCAATTCACCAGCATAATCATCTTCAACAGGAGTAAAATAACCTGTAACATACCAATCAGAACTACAGTTTAAAAATTGACTCTGCGTTATCTTGTTTTCAATTGATGATGTTATTAAAAAATTTGTAACCGGATCATAATCATAATTCATCACTAATTGTACAATTCTATGTTCTTGTAAATATTGAATAACATTACCAAATTCTTCATAAGAGATCTTTTCATGAATTAAAAAATCATAGACAGTGAATATCCAAGTAGGAAAATAAAGATCTTCTGCAAATGCAGCATATCCTGATAAATGAACAATTCCCAACACAAATAACAAAATTATTAGATAATTTTTAACAACCACACTTGTCATGTTTATCATTATAATACGAACAAAATTATTAAAGAATCAGAAAAGATATCAGTAGTCATGCATTAACTTGTATTCCATGCTTTCTTTCCAATGACCACTGTCAATTTTAAACGAAGTGT
This window harbors:
- a CDS encoding 3D domain-containing protein, whose translation is MTSVVVKNYLIILLFVLGIVHLSGYAAFAEDLYFPTWIFTVYDFLIHEKISYEEFGNVIQYLQEHRIVQLVMNYDYDPVTNFLITSSIENKITQSQFLNCSSDWYVTGYFTPVEDDYAGELIGILLNDEIQYFKSDFISVIKTEGWGKTNSGMYLGWYDESFHMSDSPLDSHGNILLVPSIAVDSELIKQKTNLIIPKLPYPWNEIVFESSDIGTSIKGKHIDVYTGEGKAAELETFRITGAGNDICS